TGGACACGTTTAATCGTGGCGAATGGATATCAAAGGGTGAAAATCTGGATAAATATAAGGAGGCCGCGAAACAAACCTTTGCAAAAAATCGCCGGATTAATTTTCGTGTCAGCGAAAGGGATTTCAGGGGCATTCAGATCAGGGCCAGGCAGGAAGGGATGCCTTACCAGACGTTGGTTTCAAGCGTTGTTCACAAATATTTATCCGGACAGTTGAAAGAACGGTAAAATTTGATCTGACAAGGCGTGAAAGTTTCTTTATTCCAGGAACCGCTTGTCATCGCTCCAGGCCATCGAGTTTGCGACAAAAAAATCAATGGCGGTTTTGTAAAAACCTGAGGCGGAAAAAACAAAAAGAA
The window above is part of the Candidatus Desulfarcum epimagneticum genome. Proteins encoded here:
- a CDS encoding conserved hypothetical protein (Evidence 4 : Unknown function but conserved in other organisms) — encoded protein: MKNRKKKFTLTEAKAFFAKASEVQKLENISKTLLFVFSASGFYKTAIDFFVANSMAWSDDKRFLE
- a CDS encoding conserved hypothetical protein (Evidence 4 : Unknown function but conserved in other organisms), with the protein product MIQDEQLDSEERQILDTFNRGEWISKGENLDKYKEAAKQTFAKNRRINFRVSERDFRGIQIRARQEGMPYQTLVSSVVHKYLSGQLKER